In Triticum aestivum cultivar Chinese Spring chromosome 5B, IWGSC CS RefSeq v2.1, whole genome shotgun sequence, the following proteins share a genomic window:
- the LOC123116916 gene encoding putative cyclic nucleotide-gated ion channel 9: MSYEASIGGGGGGGGERRRSAFHIGYGGVVGASRRRLAQPELLARGVITHGSAQLRTLGRSIRTGAAMAAVFQEDLKNTSQKIFDPQDRILVRLNRSFLISCIISIAIDPMFFYGPRVREEQLPGEQNTNLCIGIDHGLAISTAVVRTLFDIYFLARIALQFRTAFIAPSSRVFGRGELVIDTVEIAKRYCRRFFIADVFSVLPLPQMVIWKFLYREDKTAVLETKDRLLSIIIAQYVPRLVRIYPLSTELKRTSGVFAETALAGAAYYLLWYMLASHIVGAFWYLLSIERVTDCWRFSCNEFPGCNQIYMYCGKTESNEEYTEWTTVIRQVITENCQPTDDGEMPFDYGMYSSAVTSDVTTSKDMTTKLLFCLWWGLANLSTLGQGLKTTIYTGESLFAITLATFGLILMAMLIGNIQTYLQSLTVRLEEMRVKRRDSEQWMHHRLLPMELRDRVRRYDQYKWINTRGVDEEALVQNLPKDLRRDIKRHLCLGLVRRVPLFANMDERLLDAICERLKPALYTERTYIIREGDPVDQMLFIIRGSLESITTDGGRSGFFNRSMLQESDFCGEELLTWALDPKSGVSLPSSTRTVMALSEVESFALHAEELKFVAGQFRRMHSKQVQHTFRFYSQQWRTWAATYVQAAWRRHLKRKAAELRRKEEEEEGRSSSFKTTILVSRFAANALRGVHRQRSTKRDQGDIMIHVPVPKPREPDFGADD, encoded by the exons ggcggcggcggggagcggcggcggTCCGCCTTCCACATCGGGTACGGCGGCGTGGTGGGCGCGTCCCGGCGGCGGCTGGCGCAGCCGGAGCTGCTGGCGCGGGGCGTGATCACGCATGGCTCGGCGCAGCTCCGCACGCTGGGCCGGTCGATCCGCACGGGCGCGGCCATGGCGGCCGTGTTCCAGGAGGACCTCAAGAACACGTCGCAAAAGATCTTCGACCCGCAGGACCGCATCCTGGTGCGCCTCAACCGCAGCTTCCTCATCTCCTGCATCATCTCCATCGCCATCGACCCCATGTTCTTCTACGGGCCCCGGGTGAGGGAGGAGCAGCTCCCCGGGGAGCAGAACACCAACCTGTGCATCGGCATCGACCACGGCCTCGCCATCTCCACCGCCGTGGTCCGCACCCTGTTCGACATCTACTTCCTGGCGCGCATCGCGCTGCAGTTCCGCACCGCCTTCATCGCGCCCTCCTCCAGGGTCTTCGGCCGCGGCGAGCTGGTGATCGACACCGTGGAGATCGCCAAGCGCTACTGCCGCCGCTTCTTCATCGCCGACGTCTTCTCCGTGCTCCCGCTGCCGCAGATGGTCATCTGGAAGTTCCTCTACCGGGAGGACAAGACGGCGGTGCTGGAGACCAAGGACAGGCTGCTGTCCATCATCATCGCGCAGTACGTGCCGCGGCTGGTCCGGATATACCCGCTGTCCACGGAGCTCAAGCGCACCAGCGGCGTCTTCGCCGAGAcggccctcgccggcgccgcctaCTACCTCCTCTGGTACATGCTGGCCAGCCACATCGTGGGCGCCTTCTGGTACCTGCTGTCGATCGAGCGGGTGACCGACTGCTGGCGCTTCTCGTGCAACGAGTTCCCGGGGTGCAACCAGATCTACATGTACTGCGGCAAGACGGAGAGCAACGAGGAGTACACGGAGTGGACCACCGTGATCCGGCAGGTCATCACCGAGAACTGCCAGCCCACCGACGACGGCGAGATGCCCTTCGACTACGGCATGTACTCGTCGGCCGTCACCTCGGACGTGACCACCTCCAAAGACATGACCACCAAGCTCCTCTTCTGCCTCTGGTGGGGCCTCGCCAACTTGAG TACGCTAGGCCAAGGGCTCAAGACAACCATCTACACCGGGGAGTCGCTCTTCGCCATTACGCTCGCCACCTTCGGCCTCATCCTAATGGCCATGCTCATCGGAAACATTCAG ACGTATCTGCAATCGCTGACCGTGCGGCTGGAGGAGATGCGGGTGAAGCGGCGGGACTCGGAGCAGTGGATGCACCACCGCCTGCTGCCGATGGAGCTGCGCGACCGCGTCCGGCGCTACGACCAGTACAAGTGGATCAACACCCGCGGGGTGGACGAGGAGGCCCTGGTCCAGAACCTCCCCAAGGACCTCCGCCGCGACATCAAGCGCCACCTCTGCCTGGGCCTCGTGCGGAGGGTGCCGCTGTTCGCCAACATGGACGAGCGCCTCCTGGACGCCATCTGCGAGCGCCTCAAGCCGGCGCTCTACACGGAGCGGACGTACATCATCCGGGAGGGGGACCCCGTGGACCAGATGCTCTTCATCATCCGCGGCAGCCTGGAGAGCATCACCACGGACGGCGGCCGGAGTGGCTTCTTCAACCGCAGCATGCTCCAGGAGAGCGACTTCTGCGGCGAGGAGCTGCTCACCTGGGCGCTGGACCCCAAGTCCGGGGTCAGCCTGCCCTCCTCCACGCGCACCGTCATGGCGCTCTCCGAGGTCGAGTCCTTCGCGCTGCACGCCGAGGAGCTCAAGTTCGTGGCGGGGCAGTTCCGGCGCATGCACAGCAAGCAGGTGCAGCACACCTTCCGCTTCTACTCGCAGCAGTGGCGCACCTGGGCCGCCACCTACGTCCAGGCCGCGTGGCGGCGGCACCTCAAGCGGAAGGCCGCCGAGCTGcggcgcaaggaggaggaggaggaaggccggTCGTCGAGCTTCAAGACCACCATACTGGTGTCACGGTTCGCGGCCAACGCGCTGCGCGGCGTGCACCGGCAGCGGTCGACCAAGCGGGATCAAGGGGATATCATGATCCATGTCCCCGTGCCCAAGCCGCGTGAGCCGGACTTCGGCGCTGATGATTGA